A stretch of DNA from uncultured Fibrobacter sp.:
CGCCTTTTCTAATCCACCCATACTTTCTGCCAATTGAGTCCACTCTTCAACAGAAGGCACATGCCAACCAGCAGGACAAATTGTATCTAACAACTCTTGATCAAAAAGACCCAAGGTTTCAGCGTCTTCATGCAACGAATAAAACCTTCCGAATGTATCGCAAAACCCATCAATCTTGCCGTAGCACAGGCTATAGGGAGCATCGAACTTCAAATTCTCTGCCATCCATACCTGATTACCAATAGTTGTGTACTTGTACACCTGCCCATCGCGAGCGTCGGTAAAGGTTCCACGATTCGGTTCGCCGTATGCGTTCGTACCCTCCGCAGGGCAAACCACCGCCGCATCGAAGGTGTCAACGGGTTCTTCTGGAGCGGAGGAACCATCGTCGCAGGCGCAAAGTAATGTAGCTGCAAAAAGAATACAGAAGATTTGGGATAACGAATTTGTCAATACAATTAATTCCTTACACAACGTATAGGCAATTTAGGATCATTTATGCCATAAGAGATTCCCTTTGGACTGAGCCCGACAGAATAGGCGGTTTTCATATTTATAGCAGTAGAAGTCCAATAAGAACAACGAACATATGTACCAGATGTACTTCCGTCTTTTAGCCAAGAACCGGCGGGTAAAGCGTTAAACCCGCAATCATCAGTACCTGGCTTATAAAGTGATCCAAAGTCATCGGAACTTTTTAGCCTAGGCATGGCTTCTGCACCATCCCCCATAGTGATTGATAATAATGTCCACTCATCAGCAGATGGAACATGCCAGCCCGCAGGGCAAATCGTATCCAATAGTTCCTGGTCAAACAACCCCAGATCTTCACCATTTTCAAACAGGGAATAGAACTTGCCGAATGTATTGCAAAATCCATCGATTTTACCATAGCACAAACTGTAAGGCGCATCGAATTTCAGGTTTTCGGCCATCCATACCTGTTTGCCGATAGTCGTGTATTTATAAACCTGGCCATCGCGAGCGTCGGTAAAGGTTCCACGATTCGGGTCGCCATAGACATTGGTACCTTCGACAGGGCATACCACCGCGGCGTCGAATTTATTTGCGGAATCTGCGGAGGAACTATTATCAAAACAGGCGGAAAATAGTGCCGCTGCAAAAAAGAGTGTCTCAAAATTCGTTTGGTGTTTCATTAATCTTTTACACAACGAATAGACATTTTAGGCTCATTTATTTCAAAAAAAATCCCTTTCCTACCTAACCCAACTAAATAAGAAGAATTCACATTTTTGGCCGTAGAAGTCCAATAAGTACATGAGGAGAACTCTCCAGAAACAGTTCCATCTAAAAGCCAATATCCAGCAGGCGAAGCATTATAGCCACAATCATCTGTTCCTGGTGTATATTGTGCTCCAAAATCATCGGAACTTTTTAACCTAGACGACGCTTCTGCACCATCCCCCATAGTGATTGACAATAATGTCCACTCGTCTGCTGACGGAACATGCCACCCTGCGGGGCAAATCGTATCCAATAGTTCCTGGTCGAATAAGCCCAAGTCTTCACCATTTGTGTGGAGAGTATAAAACCTTCCAAAAGTGTCGCAAAAACCTTCGATTTTGTCGTAGCAAAGGCTATAGGGTGCGTCAAACTTCAAGTTCTCTGCCATCCACACCTGGTTGCCGATAGTTGTATACTTATAAACTTGACCATCGCGAGCATCGGTAAAAGTTCCACGGTTCGGTTCTCCGTAGGCGTTCATACCGTCTGCCGGGCAAACCACCGCCGCTTCGAAGGTGTCAACGGGCTCCTCGGGCGCGGAGGAACCATCGTCACAGGCGGAAAACAGTGCGGCCGAAAAAAGAGCGCCCCAAAAATTCGTTTGGTATTTCATTAATTTCTTACACAACGAATGGACATCTTAGGCTGATTTACTCCAAAGGAGATACCTTTCCCATTGAATGCAACCAAATAAGAAGTATTCACATTTGCGGCTGTAGAAGTCCAATAAACGCATGAGGAGTATTCTCCAGAAACGTTTCCATTCATTAGCCAATACCCAGCGGGCAAAGCATTATATCCACAATCATCAGTACCCGGCGTATAAAATGTTCCAAAGTCATCGGGACTTTTTAATCTAGACATAGCTTCTGCTCCTTCACCCATAGTAATTGACAATAATGTCCACTCATCTGTAGAAGGTACATGCCAACCTGCAGGGCAGATTGTATCTAGCAGTTCTTGATCAAATAAATCAAAAAGTTCACCATTTACATGCAACGAATAGAATCTTCCAAATGTATCGCAGAATCCATCAATTTTGCCATAGCACAAACTGTAAGGTGCATCGAATTTCAGGTTCTCTGCCATCCATACCTGGTTTCCGATAGTTGTGTACTTATAAACCTGACCATCGCGGGCATCGGTAAAGGTACCACGGTTCGGTTCTCCGTAGGCGTTCATACCGTCTGCCGGGCAAACCACCGCCGCATCGAAGGTGTCGGATTTATCGGAAGCAGAGGAACCGTCGTCACAGGCGGAAAACAGTGCGGCCGAAAAAAGAGCGCAAATGAATGGAATATTAATTTGCCTTTTCATAGGGGAATTAGCGGATGAATGAGGACTATTTCGAAGAATTCAACGCATCAAGTCTGGCCTTGGCTTCGGCAATCTTTTCCGGCGGAAACCCCATATCTTGCAACACGCTGATTGCATCGGCGTGTCCTTCGTTTTTTCCTTCGGATCGACCTTCGGCACGACCTTCGGCATGACCTTCAGCATGACCTTCAGCACGGGCGCGGACCCTCAGCGAGGCCAGATAATCGAGTTCTTCTTCCGTCATCACCATGTTCTTTGCCTGTTCCTTGAGAAGTTTTTCCGAGGCGGTTTTCACAAGAAGGCGCTTTATCGCTTGCGCGATGATATCGTCATCGAAATCGGGGAG
This window harbors:
- a CDS encoding FISUMP domain-containing protein, which codes for MTNSLSQIFCILFAATLLCACDDGSSAPEEPVDTFDAAVVCPAEGTNAYGEPNRGTFTDARDGQVYKYTTIGNQVWMAENLKFDAPYSLCYGKIDGFCDTFGRFYSLHEDAETLGLFDQELLDTICPAGWHVPSVEEWTQLAESMGGLEKA
- a CDS encoding FISUMP domain-containing protein — its product is MKHQTNFETLFFAAALFSACFDNSSSADSANKFDAAVVCPVEGTNVYGDPNRGTFTDARDGQVYKYTTIGKQVWMAENLKFDAPYSLCYGKIDGFCNTFGKFYSLFENGEDLGLFDQELLDTICPAGWHVPSADEWTLLSITMGDGAEAMPRLKSSDDFGSLYKPGTDDCGFNALPAGSWLKDGSTSGTYVRCSYWTSTAINMKTAYSVGLSPKGISYGINDPKLPIRCVRN
- a CDS encoding FISUMP domain-containing protein, with the protein product MKYQTNFWGALFSAALFSACDDGSSAPEEPVDTFEAAVVCPADGMNAYGEPNRGTFTDARDGQVYKYTTIGNQVWMAENLKFDAPYSLCYDKIEGFCDTFGRFYTLHTNGEDLGLFDQELLDTICPAGWHVPSADEWTLLSITMGDGAEASSRLKSSDDFGAQYTPGTDDCGYNASPAGYWLLDGTVSGEFSSCTYWTSTAKNVNSSYLVGLGRKGIFFEINEPKMSIRCVKD
- a CDS encoding FISUMP domain-containing protein, with product MKRQINIPFICALFSAALFSACDDGSSASDKSDTFDAAVVCPADGMNAYGEPNRGTFTDARDGQVYKYTTIGNQVWMAENLKFDAPYSLCYGKIDGFCDTFGRFYSLHVNGELFDLFDQELLDTICPAGWHVPSTDEWTLLSITMGEGAEAMSRLKSPDDFGTFYTPGTDDCGYNALPAGYWLMNGNVSGEYSSCVYWTSTAANVNTSYLVAFNGKGISFGVNQPKMSIRCVRN